Proteins encoded in a region of the Pseudomonas sp. PDNC002 genome:
- a CDS encoding SDR family NAD(P)-dependent oxidoreductase has protein sequence MKKLEGKVALVTGSGRGIGRSVALKLAREGARVVVNDLDATPAEEVVAQIRSEGGDAVACIGSVTAVDFADRFVKTAMDAYGTLDIIVNNAGYTWDSVIQKMSDEQWYAIIDCHITAPFRILRAAQPIISALAKQEAAEGRVVNRKVVNISSVSAAGNPGQMNYSTAKAGVLGMTKALSKEWGRYKVNVNAVAFGHIETRQTQPVEGDPTFIDIEGRQIKVGISPATVEASKTLIPLGRPGTPDEAADAVYLFCIPESDYVSGQVLVCGGGLGTV, from the coding sequence ATGAAGAAACTCGAAGGCAAGGTGGCGCTGGTCACCGGCTCCGGTCGTGGCATTGGCCGCAGCGTCGCGCTGAAACTGGCCCGCGAGGGCGCCCGCGTGGTCGTCAACGATCTCGATGCGACCCCGGCCGAGGAGGTCGTCGCACAGATTCGTAGCGAGGGTGGCGACGCCGTTGCCTGTATCGGCAGCGTCACCGCCGTGGACTTCGCCGATCGTTTCGTGAAGACCGCCATGGATGCCTACGGCACGCTGGACATCATCGTCAATAATGCCGGCTACACCTGGGACAGCGTGATCCAGAAGATGAGCGACGAGCAGTGGTACGCCATCATCGACTGCCACATCACCGCGCCATTCCGCATCCTGCGTGCTGCCCAGCCGATCATCAGCGCCCTGGCCAAGCAGGAGGCAGCGGAGGGCAGGGTGGTCAACCGCAAGGTGGTGAACATCTCCTCGGTATCGGCCGCCGGCAACCCGGGCCAGATGAACTATTCCACCGCCAAGGCGGGCGTGCTGGGCATGACCAAGGCCCTGTCCAAGGAGTGGGGGCGCTACAAGGTCAACGTCAACGCCGTGGCTTTCGGCCACATCGAGACCCGCCAGACCCAGCCGGTGGAGGGCGATCCGACCTTCATCGACATCGAAGGCCGGCAGATCAAGGTGGGTATCAGCCCAGCGACCGTCGAGGCATCGAAGACGCTGATCCCACTGGGCCGTCCGGGCACCCCGGACGAAGCGGCCGATGCGGTGTACCTGTTCTGCATTCCGGAGTCCGACTATGTCTCCGGGCAGGTCCTGGTCTGCGGTGGCGGCCTGGGCACCGTGTGA
- a CDS encoding DUF2889 domain-containing protein, with the protein MQDSRPPRRLLHDRQVQCRGYHREDGLFEIEGCLIDTKGEETQFIYGKVAASGVLHQMRLVMVLDWDLVIHSVEAFSEQAPTPECGQVTEAYRALAGVRIGAGFKRRVAERVGGTVGCTHLTELLGPMATTAIQTLAPLQQKRLRERAAADPSFQMPSHWVLNTCHAYREEGEAARRIRTWKPDVPAIDPAK; encoded by the coding sequence ATGCAAGACTCACGACCGCCACGTCGCCTGCTGCATGACCGCCAGGTGCAGTGCCGTGGCTACCATCGCGAGGACGGGCTGTTCGAAATCGAAGGCTGCCTGATCGACACCAAGGGCGAAGAGACACAATTCATCTACGGCAAGGTGGCTGCCAGCGGCGTGCTGCACCAGATGCGTCTGGTGATGGTGCTGGACTGGGACCTGGTGATCCACAGCGTCGAGGCCTTCAGCGAGCAGGCTCCGACCCCCGAATGCGGCCAGGTTACTGAGGCTTACCGCGCACTGGCAGGGGTGCGCATCGGCGCTGGTTTCAAACGACGAGTAGCCGAACGGGTTGGCGGAACCGTCGGTTGCACGCACCTGACCGAACTGCTCGGCCCCATGGCCACCACTGCCATTCAGACGCTCGCACCCCTGCAACAGAAGCGCCTGCGCGAACGTGCGGCCGCAGATCCATCGTTCCAGATGCCAAGCCATTGGGTCCTCAATACCTGCCATGCCTACCGCGAGGAGGGCGAGGCTGCCCGGCGCATTCGTACCTGGAAACCTGACGTTCCGGCTATCGATCCCGCGAAATAG
- a CDS encoding lipid-transfer protein — protein MSQKTYVAGVGMIQFAKPGASASYIEMGAQAVRLALQDAGIDYHLVQQAYAGYVYGDSTSGQSALYEVGLTGIPVLNVNNNCGSGSSALWLARQAVESGAVDCALAFGFEQMQPGALKDHWTDRPATVGKGCAVADIVFPEGAGMPNALRFFGGAGLEHMQKYGTKMETFAAIRAKASRHAANNPLAVFKKVVSVEDVMADQVIFPGVMTRLMACPPTCGGAAAIIVSERFAKKHGLRTDVTILAQSLVTDQPEAFDPPSMISAVGVGMTRQAASEVYEKAGVGPEDIRVCELHDCFAQNELLTYEGLGFCAEGEGEKFVLDGDNTYGGRVVTNPSGGLLSKGHPLGATGLAQCYELTNQLRGTAGARQVEGLQHALQHNLGLGGAGIVTLFGRG, from the coding sequence ATGTCGCAGAAAACCTACGTCGCCGGTGTCGGCATGATTCAGTTCGCGAAGCCCGGCGCCAGCGCCAGCTACATCGAGATGGGCGCCCAGGCCGTACGCCTGGCCCTGCAGGACGCCGGAATCGACTACCACCTGGTGCAGCAGGCTTACGCCGGCTACGTCTACGGCGACTCCACCAGTGGCCAGTCGGCCCTCTATGAAGTGGGCCTGACCGGTATCCCGGTGCTCAACGTCAATAACAACTGCGGCAGCGGCTCCTCGGCACTGTGGCTGGCGCGCCAGGCGGTGGAAAGCGGCGCGGTGGACTGTGCGCTGGCCTTCGGCTTCGAGCAGATGCAGCCTGGCGCCCTGAAGGACCATTGGACCGACCGCCCGGCCACGGTTGGCAAAGGGTGCGCGGTGGCCGACATCGTCTTCCCCGAAGGCGCCGGCATGCCCAACGCACTGCGCTTCTTCGGTGGCGCGGGCCTGGAGCACATGCAGAAGTACGGCACGAAGATGGAAACCTTCGCGGCGATCCGCGCCAAGGCCAGCCGCCATGCAGCGAACAACCCGCTCGCGGTGTTCAAGAAGGTGGTCAGCGTCGAGGATGTGATGGCCGACCAGGTCATCTTCCCCGGCGTGATGACGCGCCTGATGGCCTGCCCGCCGACCTGCGGTGGCGCCGCGGCGATCATCGTCTCCGAGCGCTTCGCGAAAAAGCATGGCCTGCGCACCGACGTCACCATCCTTGCCCAGTCCCTGGTGACCGACCAGCCCGAGGCCTTCGACCCGCCGTCGATGATCAGCGCGGTAGGTGTCGGCATGACCCGTCAGGCTGCCAGCGAGGTATACGAGAAAGCCGGCGTCGGCCCAGAGGATATCCGTGTCTGCGAACTGCATGACTGCTTCGCCCAGAACGAGCTGCTGACCTACGAAGGTCTGGGCTTCTGTGCCGAAGGCGAGGGCGAGAAGTTCGTTCTCGACGGCGACAACACCTACGGTGGCCGCGTGGTCACCAACCCCTCCGGCGGCCTGCTCTCCAAAGGCCATCCGCTGGGTGCCACGGGCCTTGCGCAGTGCTATGAGCTGACCAACCAGCTGCGCGGCACCGCCGGTGCACGCCAGGTAGAAGGCCTGCAGCACGCCTTGCAGCACAACCTGGGCCTGGGCGGTGCGGGCATCGTCACCCTGTTCGGTCGCGGCTGA
- a CDS encoding c-type cytochrome, whose product MTMPRNLSPLALTSLFAGALLLADLAQAANCDATPGQRVFENKCSACHALGEDRVGPHLSGVVGRRVGSVAGYTYSADLASAGTDWSLERLDQWLSSPARLYPGTAMAFGGIRNPADRQALLCFLQQQH is encoded by the coding sequence ATGACAATGCCCAGAAACCTTTCACCACTGGCTCTGACCAGTCTGTTCGCGGGAGCACTGCTCCTGGCTGACCTTGCGCAGGCCGCCAACTGCGATGCCACCCCCGGCCAGCGGGTCTTCGAAAACAAGTGCAGCGCCTGCCATGCCCTCGGCGAGGACCGCGTGGGCCCGCACCTTTCCGGCGTGGTCGGCCGGCGAGTCGGTTCGGTTGCCGGTTACACCTATTCGGCCGACCTGGCCTCGGCCGGTACCGACTGGTCGCTGGAACGCCTCGACCAGTGGCTGAGCAGCCCCGCCCGACTCTACCCCGGTACGGCAATGGCCTTCGGCGGCATCCGTAATCCAGCCGATCGCCAGGCCCTGCTGTGTTTCCTCCAGCAACAGCACTGA
- a CDS encoding MaoC family dehydratase — MQQPCYNDLQVGDEIPPLSLPAVDRTTLALYAGASGDHNQVHIDLDFARRARQPDVFAHGMLSVAYLGRMLTRWVPQAQIRALSVRFTGITQLGHVPTCRGRVIDKYEADGECLVRLALRCSNQYGEDKLIGEAVVALA, encoded by the coding sequence GTGCAGCAACCCTGTTACAACGACCTGCAGGTCGGCGACGAAATTCCGCCGCTGTCACTTCCAGCCGTTGATCGCACCACGCTGGCCCTGTACGCCGGTGCCTCCGGCGACCACAACCAGGTGCACATCGATCTCGATTTCGCTCGCCGCGCGCGTCAGCCCGACGTTTTTGCCCACGGCATGCTCTCGGTCGCCTACCTGGGCCGAATGCTCACCCGCTGGGTCCCGCAGGCGCAGATCCGCGCGCTGTCAGTGCGCTTCACCGGCATTACCCAACTGGGCCATGTCCCCACCTGCCGGGGACGGGTCATCGACAAGTACGAGGCCGACGGTGAATGCCTTGTGCGCCTGGCGCTGCGCTGCAGCAACCAGTACGGCGAAGACAAGCTGATCGGCGAGGCCGTCGTCGCGCTGGCCTGA
- a CDS encoding DUF1302 domain-containing protein, translating into MHANTFTRCLLAGAVSLAAAGQAGAAAFTLGEIKGQFDSSLSIGESWSTASPDKKLIDVSNGGTGHSSTGDDGRLNFSKGDAFSKIFKGVHDLQLTYDDTSFFLRGKYWYDFQLKDENHPFKEISDHGREMASRSSGAEFLDAYVSQKYELAERPGNVRLGKQVISWGESTFYGNSINAINPLDVAALRRPGAELKEGLIPVNALYVSQSVNEKVSVEGFYQLQWKPYAFDNCGTFFGSDVVAKGCNTNMTVGFADAEALEAQAAALGLGFGVNGREGVYVPREKNREPGDSGQYGLAMHWLDDGAEYGVYYLNYHSRIPFANTRTAKGVVGQLDALLAADPSGELAIASTLGNSSYYLTYPEDIHLFGASFATTLPTGTAWSGEISYRPNAPVDINGTDVGAAVLNPVYTALTGAAAEPTVPSVEGQVNEGYKRKEVTQLQSTLLHIFDPMLGAESLVLVGEAAITHIGGLESLDRQRYGRDSVYGDVTNSRHGYYSATSWGYTVSAQLDYSDVFAGINLKPNLGWSHDVHGYGPVFNEGSKAISVGVDADYRSTYTASLAYTNFFGGDFNTNVDRDFVSLSFGVNF; encoded by the coding sequence ATGCACGCCAACACCTTCACCCGTTGCCTGCTGGCCGGCGCGGTCTCCCTCGCCGCGGCCGGCCAGGCCGGCGCAGCCGCCTTCACGCTGGGCGAGATCAAGGGCCAGTTCGACTCGAGTCTGTCCATCGGCGAGAGCTGGTCGACGGCCAGCCCCGACAAGAAACTGATCGACGTGAGCAACGGCGGAACCGGTCACTCGTCCACCGGTGATGACGGGCGCCTGAATTTCAGCAAGGGCGACGCCTTCTCGAAAATCTTCAAGGGCGTGCACGACCTGCAGCTCACCTACGACGACACCAGCTTCTTCTTGCGCGGCAAGTACTGGTACGACTTCCAGCTGAAGGATGAGAACCATCCTTTCAAGGAAATCAGCGACCACGGCCGCGAGATGGCCTCGCGATCCTCCGGTGCCGAGTTCCTCGACGCCTACGTTTCGCAGAAATACGAGCTGGCGGAGCGGCCAGGTAACGTGCGCCTGGGCAAGCAGGTCATCAGCTGGGGCGAAAGCACTTTCTATGGCAACTCGATCAATGCCATCAACCCGCTGGATGTCGCCGCCTTGCGCCGCCCCGGCGCGGAACTCAAGGAAGGGCTGATTCCGGTCAACGCGCTGTATGTCTCGCAGAGCGTGAACGAAAAGGTGAGCGTGGAGGGCTTCTACCAGTTGCAGTGGAAGCCCTACGCCTTCGACAACTGCGGCACCTTCTTCGGCAGCGATGTAGTCGCCAAGGGCTGCAATACCAACATGACCGTGGGCTTCGCCGATGCAGAGGCGCTCGAAGCCCAGGCGGCCGCCCTTGGCCTGGGCTTCGGCGTCAACGGTCGCGAAGGCGTCTACGTGCCGCGGGAGAAGAACCGCGAGCCCGGCGACAGCGGCCAGTATGGCCTGGCCATGCACTGGCTCGACGATGGCGCGGAGTACGGCGTCTATTACCTCAACTACCATTCGCGGATTCCCTTCGCCAACACCCGCACAGCCAAGGGCGTGGTCGGCCAGCTCGATGCCCTGCTCGCCGCCGATCCCAGCGGCGAGCTGGCCATCGCCAGCACCCTGGGCAACAGCAGCTATTACCTGACCTACCCAGAAGACATCCACCTGTTCGGTGCCAGCTTCGCCACCACCCTGCCCACCGGCACGGCCTGGAGCGGCGAGATCAGCTACCGCCCCAACGCTCCCGTCGACATCAACGGCACCGACGTCGGCGCTGCGGTACTCAACCCGGTCTACACCGCACTGACCGGAGCCGCCGCGGAGCCCACCGTTCCGAGCGTCGAAGGTCAGGTCAACGAAGGCTACAAGCGCAAGGAAGTGACCCAGCTGCAGAGCACCCTGCTGCACATCTTCGACCCCATGCTTGGCGCGGAGTCCCTGGTGCTGGTTGGCGAGGCGGCCATCACCCATATCGGTGGCCTGGAATCCCTGGACCGCCAGCGCTACGGCCGGGACTCGGTGTACGGCGATGTCACCAACTCGCGCCACGGTTACTACAGCGCGACCTCCTGGGGCTACACGGTCAGCGCCCAACTCGACTACAGCGACGTCTTCGCCGGCATCAACCTCAAGCCCAATCTGGGCTGGAGTCACGACGTGCATGGCTACGGCCCGGTGTTTAACGAGGGCTCGAAAGCCATCAGCGTCGGCGTCGACGCGGACTACCGCAGCACCTACACCGCCAGCCTGGCTTACACCAATTTCTTCGGCGGCGACTTCAACACCAACGTCGACCGCGATTTCGTCTCGCTGAGCTTCGGCGTTAACTTCTGA
- a CDS encoding DUF1254 domain-containing protein translates to MSAFKATFLVLAVATAQAPALAAETTVTIDNFTRAESTRFFDLTVKRGGFGQFVHNAALVPIDSQVIVRPNRDTLYSSAVFDLDAGPVSITLPDAGKRYFSLVAYSQDQYTSPMGYGAGTYRFDRQQVGTRYVLVGIRTLVDPTDASDLQAAHALQQQVRVSQPGGPGRYEETSWDTASQQRVRTALLGLAATLPDSRGMFGARGQVDPLRHLIGSASAWGGNPERDALYLNVTPERNDGTTRYGLTVGRVPVDAFWSISVYNAAGYFQANPQNAYTLNNLTAKRAADGSVQVLFGGCDGKQANCLPITPGWNYMVRLYRPQAELLDGSWKFPEAKPLP, encoded by the coding sequence ATGTCCGCATTCAAGGCCACTTTCCTGGTCCTGGCGGTCGCCACTGCCCAGGCGCCCGCGCTGGCCGCCGAAACGACGGTGACCATCGACAACTTCACCCGTGCCGAATCGACGCGCTTCTTCGATCTGACCGTCAAACGCGGCGGTTTTGGCCAGTTCGTGCACAACGCCGCACTGGTACCGATCGACAGCCAGGTGATTGTCCGCCCTAACCGCGACACGCTGTATTCTTCGGCGGTGTTCGACCTCGACGCCGGCCCGGTGAGCATCACGCTGCCCGATGCCGGCAAGCGCTACTTCTCGCTGGTTGCCTATAGCCAGGACCAGTACACCTCACCGATGGGCTACGGCGCTGGCACCTATCGCTTCGATCGTCAGCAGGTCGGCACGCGCTATGTGCTCGTCGGTATCCGTACTCTGGTCGACCCCACCGATGCCAGTGACCTGCAGGCTGCCCATGCGCTGCAGCAGCAGGTACGGGTGAGCCAACCGGGAGGGCCCGGACGCTATGAGGAGACCTCGTGGGATACAGCCAGTCAGCAACGTGTTCGCACTGCGTTGTTAGGCCTGGCGGCGACCTTGCCGGATTCGCGCGGCATGTTCGGCGCGCGCGGTCAGGTCGATCCGCTGCGGCACCTGATCGGCAGTGCCTCGGCCTGGGGCGGTAACCCGGAGCGCGATGCGCTGTACCTGAATGTCACGCCGGAGCGAAATGACGGCACCACGCGCTACGGGCTGACGGTCGGACGGGTACCGGTGGATGCCTTCTGGTCGATCAGTGTGTACAACGCCGCAGGCTACTTCCAGGCCAACCCGCAGAACGCCTACACCCTGAACAACCTCACGGCCAAGCGCGCCGCCGATGGTTCGGTGCAGGTGCTGTTTGGCGGTTGCGATGGCAAGCAGGCGAACTGCCTGCCGATCACTCCGGGCTGGAACTACATGGTGCGTCTGTATCGTCCCCAGGCCGAGTTGCTGGACGGCAGCTGGAAGTTCCCCGAGGCGAAGCCGTTGCCTTGA
- a CDS encoding DUF1329 domain-containing protein codes for MKNRKLMQTGALAVALSLLASSVTAAVSPQEAELLGTKLTPIGAQKEGNAEGSIPAWTGGLPKSAGQVDAGGFLSDPFAAEKPLFVITAANAEQYKDKLSVGQLAMLKRYPDSYRIPVYPTHRSAAVPQQIAALAKQSALKTQSINDGNGLAEFSSTGYYAFPIPKNGVEVVWNHVTRYLGGSFKRSYIQATPQENGGFTPVRFEEEQVFPPQISGLPKDEADNLLYYYKQWVTAPARLAGTVAVVHETIDQVKEPRLAWVYNAGQRRVRRAPQLAYDGPGTASDGLRTSDDLDMFNGAPDRYDWKLVGKKEMYIPYNSYRLESPQLKYDDIVKAGHINQDHTRYELHRVWEVVATLKPGARHLYSQRHFYLDEDTWQIVEEDRYDGRGQLWRVGEGHILYRYDQQASYAAAETLYDLQSGRYMVVGLRNEEPRNTQYGFTAKAFDYTPAALRNDGLR; via the coding sequence ATGAAAAACCGCAAACTGATGCAAACCGGCGCCCTCGCAGTCGCACTCTCACTGTTGGCCAGTAGCGTGACGGCAGCCGTCAGCCCTCAGGAAGCCGAACTATTGGGCACCAAGCTGACGCCGATTGGCGCGCAAAAGGAAGGCAATGCCGAAGGCAGCATTCCCGCCTGGACCGGCGGCCTGCCGAAGAGCGCGGGGCAAGTGGATGCCGGCGGCTTCCTCAGTGATCCTTTCGCCGCTGAAAAGCCGCTTTTCGTCATCACCGCTGCGAACGCCGAGCAGTACAAGGACAAGCTCAGCGTCGGCCAGTTGGCGATGCTCAAGCGCTACCCGGACAGCTACCGGATCCCTGTGTATCCGACCCACCGCAGTGCCGCGGTTCCCCAGCAGATCGCAGCCCTGGCCAAGCAGAGCGCGCTCAAGACCCAGTCGATCAATGATGGCAACGGTCTGGCCGAATTCTCCAGCACGGGCTACTACGCCTTCCCGATCCCGAAGAACGGCGTCGAGGTGGTATGGAACCACGTCACCCGCTACCTGGGCGGCAGCTTCAAACGCAGCTACATCCAGGCAACTCCCCAGGAAAACGGCGGTTTCACCCCGGTGCGTTTCGAGGAGGAGCAGGTCTTCCCGCCACAGATTTCCGGCCTGCCCAAGGACGAAGCGGACAACCTTCTCTACTACTACAAGCAGTGGGTCACCGCGCCGGCACGCCTGGCCGGCACCGTGGCAGTGGTGCATGAAACCATCGACCAGGTGAAGGAGCCGCGCCTGGCCTGGGTCTATAACGCTGGCCAGCGCCGAGTAAGACGCGCGCCACAGCTGGCGTATGACGGCCCGGGCACGGCCTCGGACGGCCTGCGCACTTCCGATGACCTGGATATGTTCAACGGCGCGCCGGACCGCTACGACTGGAAACTCGTTGGCAAGAAGGAGATGTACATTCCCTACAACAGCTACCGCCTGGAGTCGCCGCAGCTGAAATACGACGACATCGTCAAGGCCGGACACATCAACCAGGACCATACGCGCTATGAGCTGCACCGGGTCTGGGAGGTAGTCGCCACGCTCAAGCCCGGCGCCCGACATCTCTACTCACAGCGGCACTTCTACCTCGACGAAGACACCTGGCAGATCGTCGAAGAAGATCGCTACGACGGCCGCGGCCAGCTCTGGCGCGTCGGTGAAGGGCATATTCTCTATCGCTACGACCAGCAGGCTTCCTACGCAGCGGCGGAAACGCTGTATGACCTGCAGTCCGGACGCTATATGGTGGTGGGCCTGCGCAACGAGGAGCCGCGCAATACCCAGTACGGGTTCACCGCCAAGGCGTTCGACTACACCCCCGCTGCCTTGCGCAACGATGGTCTGCGCTGA
- a CDS encoding DUF1254 domain-containing protein gives MNNKKRPFFLIAMLLTAFSGAHAAAPSPQEARAIAREAYIYGFPLVDNYRVQYTYFQDRQHPEFKAPWNTLHNTARIYTPEDKAYPTPNADTPYSQLGADLRREPLVLTLPVIEDGRYYSAQFVDAYTYNFGYVGSRTTGNGGGRFLLAGPDWDGAVPPGIDRVFRSETEFAFVFYRTQLKGTDDLENVKQVQAGYKVQTLSAFLGQPAPPAVPPVDFRVPLSAEAERSSLEFFEQLNFVLGYCPTHPSEKALMARFARLGIGSGQHFDADNLPADLREAIKAGMADAWRDFEALGQRVARGEVATSNFLGSRAFLGDNYLYRMRATVTGLYGNDKEETLYPPFYLDSSGEKLDASRHRYTLRFAPGQLPPVNAFWSLTMYDSARLLVANPLNRYLINSAMLPTLQHDADGGLTLYIQHQPPAGPLQANWLPAPDGPFYIAGRLYWPRPAALDGHWQAPRVQRID, from the coding sequence GTGAACAACAAGAAACGTCCCTTTTTCCTCATTGCCATGCTGCTGACGGCGTTCTCGGGCGCCCACGCCGCAGCACCATCGCCGCAGGAGGCCCGGGCCATCGCCAGGGAGGCCTATATCTACGGCTTCCCATTGGTGGACAACTACCGGGTGCAGTACACCTATTTCCAGGACCGCCAGCATCCGGAATTCAAGGCACCCTGGAACACTCTGCACAACACCGCGCGCATCTACACCCCGGAAGACAAGGCATACCCGACGCCCAATGCCGATACTCCGTACTCCCAGCTCGGCGCCGACTTGCGCCGCGAGCCGCTGGTACTGACCCTGCCGGTAATCGAGGACGGGCGCTACTACTCGGCGCAGTTCGTCGATGCCTACACCTACAACTTCGGCTACGTCGGCAGCCGCACCACCGGCAATGGTGGTGGGCGCTTTCTGCTCGCCGGTCCGGACTGGGACGGCGCTGTACCGCCGGGCATCGATCGCGTATTCCGCTCGGAAACCGAGTTCGCTTTCGTCTTCTATCGCACCCAGCTCAAGGGGACTGACGACCTGGAAAATGTCAAGCAGGTCCAGGCGGGTTACAAGGTGCAGACGCTCTCGGCGTTCCTTGGTCAGCCTGCGCCGCCTGCCGTACCGCCGGTGGACTTCCGTGTGCCGCTCAGCGCCGAGGCGGAGCGCAGCAGTCTCGAGTTCTTCGAGCAGCTCAACTTCGTGCTCGGGTACTGCCCGACTCATCCATCCGAGAAGGCTCTGATGGCCCGCTTCGCCAGGCTGGGGATAGGTTCGGGCCAGCATTTCGATGCGGACAATCTGCCGGCGGACTTGCGCGAGGCGATCAAAGCAGGCATGGCCGACGCCTGGCGCGATTTCGAAGCCCTGGGCCAGCGCGTGGCGCGCGGCGAGGTCGCCACCAGCAACTTCCTCGGCAGCCGCGCCTTCCTGGGCGACAACTATCTTTATCGGATGCGGGCGACCGTCACTGGGCTGTACGGCAACGACAAGGAAGAAACCCTCTATCCGCCGTTCTACCTCGACAGCAGCGGCGAAAAGCTGGATGCCTCGCGCCATCGCTACACCTTGCGCTTCGCTCCCGGCCAACTGCCGCCGGTCAACGCCTTCTGGTCGCTGACGATGTACGACTCGGCTCGCCTACTGGTAGCCAACCCGCTGAATCGCTACCTGATCAACTCGGCGATGCTGCCAACGCTGCAGCACGATGCCGATGGCGGCCTGACCCTTTACATCCAGCACCAGCCGCCGGCTGGACCGCTGCAGGCGAACTGGCTACCCGCTCCCGATGGGCCGTTCTACATCGCCGGTCGGCTCTACTGGCCCAGGCCTGCAGCGCTCGACGGCCACTGGCAGGCTCCCCGCGTGCAACGCATTGACTGA
- a CDS encoding MaoC family dehydratase N-terminal domain-containing protein, translating into MPDKSLIGRSLGVTVAEVEKGRLRFFAKAIGETDPVYTDETAARAAGHPSLPVPPSFLMCLECEGRDSDHIVEDIFGFDLGRILHAEQGFVYHRLAFAGDLLTFDTRVVDVYEKKGGALTFVVQETRVTNQRGEHVADIRSSLVQR; encoded by the coding sequence ATGCCAGACAAGAGCCTGATCGGCCGGTCACTGGGCGTCACCGTGGCCGAAGTGGAGAAGGGGCGCCTGCGCTTCTTCGCCAAGGCCATCGGCGAAACCGATCCGGTCTACACGGACGAAACCGCTGCGCGCGCGGCCGGCCATCCCTCGTTGCCGGTGCCGCCCAGCTTTCTCATGTGCCTGGAGTGCGAAGGACGCGATAGCGACCATATCGTCGAGGACATCTTCGGCTTCGACCTCGGCCGCATCCTGCATGCCGAGCAGGGATTCGTGTACCACCGGCTGGCGTTCGCCGGCGACCTGCTGACTTTCGACACGCGGGTGGTCGACGTGTACGAGAAGAAGGGTGGAGCGCTGACTTTCGTGGTCCAGGAAACCCGCGTCACCAACCAGCGCGGCGAGCATGTCGCGGACATCCGTTCGTCCCTGGTGCAACGCTGA